The genomic DNA TATTGATCGGGGTGGCAGTGAGCATATACAGAAGGTTGTGCCTTGGTGCAGACAGATTTGGCAATATGTCATCAGTAGAGGTTTAGTTACAGatagggatgggcaacggttatggcgggcaagtaaccgcggttatttacccataaccgtttatgcttatacccgcataaccgtttacccgttgggtaattgcctaaacggttatactcatactcataaccgtttataaacggctaaccatactcataaccgcatacccatttacccataaccgtttacccatttaccctttttaacccgtttatcttctttttttttttttttaccattacccatttttcacccgtctacatgttttttaacaacttgaacattatataaaaaaaaaattgtcataatattttttattttttatttttacaattaaacaccgttataaGTACATTTATCATACATTTccgtatttttattttttaagttcttATAGCAtttcaataattgaaataataatttacaaacgatatttttaattgatatagaatgaaaaagcaagaaaattagttttaaaaaacaaaattggaatATAGGATATATAAATTATAGTAACAATGCTAAGAAAAGTGAGGGATTAACTGAAATGGCAAGTCGCAACATGTTTGAGGAACAGCTCTTGGGTTGAATTAAGTGAGTGGGGCTGAGGGgaattgttatttattttcctaATCTTTTGGGAAAACTTTTACTACTAATCCATGTTaccaatgaaggtaatataatATTTGTTAAGTATTTTTGGTTACGAAAAGTGTTTAGAAGACAATATTCTTGAGTTATTTAACCTATAATGTGAAAGTATtgacataatatatataattagctaTATAAATCATGCACTATAGATCTAAGTTTTGTTCGATAGAGAACAtgatttgtgttaattttacatatataaaataaatgggtaaacggttaccCATTTATAACCGCGATTAATACCCATAACCACTCATTTAAATTTCAcaggtaaacggttatacccataatcgtttatttatctaaacggttatCCATAACCATAATCATGCAATTTAAATAGACAGGTAACCGCGATTACCCATATCTGcgggtattttgcccatccctaattACAGACTCATGTATTTGGTTGTGTACTGGATCTACAATAAGGGAAATGATTTCCGATGATTTCCGCATGTCAGAAATAATCCATTTCCCAACAACTCTCACTACTGGAGCTAACCCGAAGGGCGATCGTAATTACttcataaaagaaagaaaaaaaaaaaaggaaaaacgaATTCACGAAATTACTACAAGGCTTATTTTATTacttaggcctcgtttggcaggtcggactgtactgactatttcagtcggataggataaataatcaccggatagtactgactaaattagtcgggcgTTTGGTATAATATCGGACTAAAGACTGACTATTTAATACTGTGTTTGGTATTGTACCGAATAAATCGTActgttattatttttatgaaaaacaaTTTCCATCAGTGCTGAACCCATCACAACTGACAAGCGAAGGAGCTTTGAACCCACAATCAGTAACCATCATCCTCTTCAGCCGAAGCTCCTCCAATAGCGGGTACTCAGCGGCAAACGCCTTCAACCACGACCGGACATCGGAACCCCAATGGTCGGGGACCAAATTGAAGTCCGCGGATCCGAATACGAGATTTGAGAGAGTTGAAActgaaaaaatggaaaagatcttaagttttgaaatttttaatggtatgaagatgaaagctttggATGAAGAGAGTGATGAACGTGAAGATTTGAGGAGAAAGAAGGGCCAACCCAAAGACCTTTGCGCATTAGAAAATGaataaaagggaaaagaaattGATAGAATAATTCTCAGAAGAGGTCGTTTTGAACCTTGTTTGTGCAGATTTCACCATAATTGAAAACCTAGAAGCAaaaatttggagaaaatgaagaaatcgATATGAAATCTCTTATGGAGTCCTGGGTTTCGGCTGGTTGTTCTTCCTTCTTGGGCTCCTCTGTCACCGGAGCCTCTGCTGGCGGTGGGGatggagagagggagaaagagcgGCAGTACCTTGGTTGTGGTTGATAAGGAGTTCACAGTGCGCTGGAGAAGAGAGGGTTGGAGAAAAGTGGACGCCCGACTAATTATACCAACCtataggaaaggataactaaGCGGGTATACGCTGTATTAAATTGGTGGGATCGGATTGTTTTATCCGGTGGCTATTTAATACTAAAGGACACCAAACACTGTCCTCCGTATTATTAGTACTATCCGGTATCTTATACGGtatgccaaacgaggccttagtTCACAAGGCATACATGCCATCAATACAGATTACAAAGAGTACACTTCCATGGCTTACCATGAAACTAAACAGAAGCAGAAGCACACAAACAGATAGAGTGGCTAGGTTATACCGAACCAACAGACGAAAATGACGTAAGAAACGCATACAACGAAGCAGAAGCATAAAGCCTTAATTAGCATCACATGTTTTACTTATAGGAATATTTGTCCCTGGGCTTTGAACTCTCCTTCAAGTAGTGCAGGGCTCTCTCCATGTCATCCGTTGGCAGGCTGAGCCTGCCATCCCCTCGAACTGGACGTTCAGCCGCCAGTAGTGATCCACGGTTTGGCTTAGCGCTGTGGCCACTACCGTTAGCTATCATGTTAATTGCTGTTCCCATGGCACCACCGTTATGTTTGCGGTTGTGTGAGTGGTCATCATAGTTGTCGTACCTAGTGGTGTTGGAATGTTTGTACGGCTTGTTGGTGCTGTACTGATCACTGTAATCACCATATCCTGGAGGCCCGTTGTATCCACTTTGATTAGGGTAGCCGCCATAAGTTCTTGCTGGCTCAAAGGCCTGTCGTGGAGGGCTCGAAGGCCTTCTACTCCAGTTGTCTCCGGTGGCAGGATAGCCGTAATTTCCACCTGGGGGAGAGCCATGCCTGTATGAAGTTAACAAAGGTGAGTCAACACGTTCAGTAATAATCGTCTCGTGTTTAGTAACGTAGCTCCCAGCAGGTTGTGCAATGGTTGTGCCTCGAGTTCGGTCAGCATCAACTATGGTTGTGCGGAACTCGTCAGTGTCAGCGTACCTTGTTTGGCCCCACTCATTGGTGTACGGTCTTACCCCGTTGCTTCCGGTGGTGTAGGCTGGTCTGGTAGAGTAGGCTGGTCCGGTGGAGTAGGCTGGTCCGGTGGAGTAAGCTGGTCTGGTGGAGTAGCCTGGTCCATGACCGTAGCTGGTCATTGCTTCAAGTTTGGAAGTACctgtatgaattttttttttcttctgattacTTGGATTGTCGAAGctttaatatatgtatatatatatatgtgtgtgtgtgtgtgtgtgtgtgtgttggacAGACACTTCCAAGATTCCATAGCAAAACTGTTAAAGAATCATATTCTGTTGGCCTATAGAGTGTGACCCCCATTAACTTCCCTCgaaaaaaatagagagagatgGGTAGCAAAACTTGATTAGCCACCCATATCACCAATAAGAAAACTTACATGTCACAGTGACGCCAATGTAACATATTTCAAATTAATCACACAACACGACCTAGACAAGTTAAAAACATATGGTGACACGTGACAAACTTAAAATAGTAACACATTTGCGTTTGAGTTGCATGTAAGTCTCTCTCGATATCATCATACTCAGAAGTTGGAACTTTTGGCCTAAATACTCTTCCCTTGAAAGGAAACATCAAGAATCAAAGCTTAACCCTTTTGCCCAAATGCAGATTCTCTGCCTTGTCAAATTATCTCAAATTATTTGCAGAATCATGTTCTGAGTTCCAAGGGCACTCAACTTTCTTCTCTCATTTTTTAAGTCTAAGATGAAGGAGAATATAGGGAAAAAAGGCAACTACTTTACATCCTTTAGAGATATTATTCCGTACTTTCATTTCCTGTTTTACAAATCTGacacccaaaaaagaaaaatagcaaatGTTTCCGTCTTGAGAACTTACATGTAATAAGGACGTCAAAATGGTAATATTTTAAGTCAATCACATAATGTCATGTGGACGTGGGCAAAGTAATAACACACATGACGACGCTTGATCGGCCTAGGATACCGCTATCTTTGATCTCAAACAGAAGGTTAGCGTGGTCCTGCTACTTACATATGCTAAAATCTgacccaattttttttcaaataatctTCAATTCTGGGACTGATTTTTCATCCCCGGATAAGAAATCAAATATCCCAGTTTCAGTAGTAAACCTATGCGAACTCGTTCATCACGCGAATTATGATTTCCAACGGATAATATCACtatgaaaaatgagaatcaTAAAATTCCTCTTGTTTCTTCTCAGAGTCTCAGACCCCAATTTCAAGTTTTCTTGCGACGCAAGATTCCGCAGAGGAAGAAAAAGACGAAGATGCTTTTCTTTAGTACACAAACATCTTCCATGGAAAAATAATTACACTATAAACAAGAAGAATgtatccaacaaaatcaaaatttcaagGCTCAAATGTTGGAACTTCCTCAACATGGTGA from Pyrus communis chromosome 17, drPyrComm1.1, whole genome shotgun sequence includes the following:
- the LOC137723255 gene encoding uncharacterized protein isoform X2: MTSYGHGPGYSTRPAYSTGPAYSTGPAYSTRPAYTTGSNGVRPYTNEWGQTRHGSPPGGNYGYPATGDNWSRRPSSPPRQAFEPARTYGGYPNQSGYNGPPGYGDYSDQYSTNKPYKHSNTTRYDNYDDHSHNRKHNGGAMGTAINMIANGSGHSAKPNRGSLLAAERPVRGDGRLSLPTDDMERALHYLKESSKPRDKYSYK
- the LOC137723255 gene encoding uncharacterized protein isoform X1, with the translated sequence MTSYGHGPGYSTRPAYSTGPAYSTGPAYSTRPAYTTGSNGVRPYTNEWGQTRYADTDEFRTTIVDADRTRGTTIAQPAGSYVTKHETIITERVDSPLLTSYRHGSPPGGNYGYPATGDNWSRRPSSPPRQAFEPARTYGGYPNQSGYNGPPGYGDYSDQYSTNKPYKHSNTTRYDNYDDHSHNRKHNGGAMGTAINMIANGSGHSAKPNRGSLLAAERPVRGDGRLSLPTDDMERALHYLKESSKPRDKYSYK